One part of the Cyanobacteriota bacterium genome encodes these proteins:
- a CDS encoding aminotransferase class IV, which produces MQINQLLESLRVEELEDMVIVYDLEAHCQRLLNSIEALSLRGANATCQSSLHNFILFIQNQIKNKAQYQFNKPVGFSKLPSLPGVLDCFANARNDTRIYKLRLLYSKDSSFTMEIEPYTRDLTKAWQVKILLPKEFQIDSKDPQWKHKFYPRPAIPQFPNCDEIIWTNENSHLCEASFTNIFFQDQAGTWHTPHLDCGILPGTMRAKLIQKLDAREGFYTENDLETKIVLVNSIFIKEVSLYRQA; this is translated from the coding sequence ATGCAAATTAATCAACTGCTTGAAAGTCTTAGAGTCGAAGAGCTTGAAGACATGGTTATTGTTTATGATCTTGAAGCACACTGCCAGAGGTTATTGAATAGTATTGAAGCGCTGTCATTACGAGGAGCGAATGCGACGTGTCAATCTAGTCTACACAACTTTATTTTATTTATCCAAAATCAAATCAAAAACAAAGCTCAATATCAATTCAATAAACCCGTTGGTTTTTCTAAGTTGCCGTCATTGCCAGGAGTTTTAGATTGCTTCGCTAACGCTCGCAATGACACACGAATTTACAAACTCAGACTTCTTTATTCCAAAGACTCTAGTTTCACTATGGAGATAGAACCTTACACGCGGGATCTTACAAAAGCATGGCAGGTTAAAATCCTCTTGCCCAAAGAGTTTCAAATTGATTCCAAAGATCCACAGTGGAAACATAAATTCTATCCCCGACCAGCTATTCCCCAATTCCCTAATTGCGATGAAATAATCTGGACCAATGAAAATAGTCATCTTTGCGAAGCTAGTTTTACTAATATTTTTTTCCAAGATCAAGCTGGCACATGGCATACTCCTCACCTAGATTGCGGAATCTTGCCTGGTACAATGCGAGCAAAATTGATTCAAAAGCTTGATGCTCGTGAGGGATTTTATACAGAAAATGATTTAGAAACTAAAATTGTATTGGTTAATTCGATATTTATCAAAGAAGTTAGTCTCTATCGCCAAGCTTAA
- the queG gene encoding tRNA epoxyqueuosine(34) reductase QueG has translation MQEIKDKITQIAQDIGFNDISFIDAKPLLKSEQHFLEWRQKGFAADMNYLLKDNPINARPQELLKEAKTIIMLTANYYSPCPPRPSLKHGRIAAYATGLDYHKVLKNKIQELINHPSLEGIFKNSKFFTDAVPLLEKSFAKEAGLGFRGKNTLLLSKETGSFNFIAEILTDLDLSNHYQTLERGNDIGCAKCTRCIDICPTNALPNPYQLDARKCISYQTIENREEIPQELHQGIGEWLFGCDLCQTICPYNKKSKPSTFKEFEPESGFGHWLYLPELLDLELGKHRDISSLTKALKKHKFIDEQALPTIKKYLMNKNEIKEEDLDHIFQIKFARTPLLRTKRKGLIRNAKIVLKNSYHCEE, from the coding sequence ATGCAAGAAATTAAAGACAAAATCACTCAAATAGCACAAGATATTGGTTTTAATGACATTAGTTTCATTGACGCTAAACCACTACTCAAGTCCGAACAACATTTTTTAGAATGGCGCCAAAAGGGTTTTGCTGCTGATATGAACTATCTGCTTAAAGACAATCCTATTAACGCCCGGCCCCAAGAACTTCTCAAAGAAGCCAAAACCATCATTATGCTAACGGCAAACTACTATAGCCCCTGCCCGCCAAGACCTTCTCTCAAACATGGGCGCATCGCGGCTTATGCAACCGGGCTTGATTATCACAAGGTACTAAAAAACAAAATACAAGAACTAATCAATCATCCAAGTCTTGAGGGTATCTTTAAGAATTCCAAATTTTTTACTGATGCTGTTCCTTTGCTAGAAAAATCATTTGCCAAAGAAGCTGGCTTAGGCTTTCGCGGCAAAAATACTTTATTACTTTCAAAAGAAACTGGTAGTTTTAATTTTATTGCAGAGATCTTGACTGATCTTGATTTAAGCAATCATTACCAAACCCTAGAACGCGGCAATGATATTGGCTGTGCCAAATGCACCCGCTGCATCGATATCTGTCCCACAAACGCTTTGCCCAATCCCTACCAGCTTGATGCGCGCAAATGTATTAGTTATCAAACAATTGAAAACCGCGAAGAAATTCCTCAAGAGCTTCATCAAGGCATTGGTGAGTGGTTGTTTGGTTGTGACCTTTGTCAAACTATTTGTCCTTATAACAAAAAATCTAAGCCCTCTACCTTCAAGGAATTTGAACCAGAATCTGGGTTTGGGCACTGGCTTTATTTACCCGAGCTGTTAGATTTAGAACTTGGCAAACACAGAGATATCAGTAGTTTAACTAAAGCTCTCAAGAAGCATAAATTCATCGACGAGCAGGCATTGCCTACAATAAAAAAATATTTAATGAATAAAAATGAAATCAAAGAAGAGGATCTTGATCATATTTTTCAAATCAAATTTGCTAGAACCCCGTTATTAAGGACAAAGCGCAAGGGTTTGATTCGTAATGCCAAAATTGTACTAAAAAATTCGTATCATTGCGAGGAGTGA
- the dnaN gene encoding DNA polymerase III subunit beta, which produces MKLKVPKTILDKAIKAVSKAVPSKGVQPILNNILLENSNGYLKLNATDLDFTIEAIIPSSNEIDGSITISARKLEEVVSKLEDDDVIITVDRETNKTNLLCRHSNFDLVGVASDDFPRIEKEESSSFVTINKDKLSRILDLVQFSASKYDLNNILGGVYLAIREDTESSETIFEFAATDGNRLSSYELVLEKDSSSSNFSRKEVVVPLRVISDVQKILETSVDEEIRISFLANKIVFFTQDRYIISRLLEGTYPRYKQLVPEGQNKIAQVNRKELISCLERVAVMANEITNLVKLSFKEGSLEIESSNQDFGKAADNIDIEYIGEPINIYFNVKYLVEPLKHINSENIQISMIGSLNPALIKPISDENYLHLIMPIKHESNA; this is translated from the coding sequence ATGAAATTAAAAGTACCAAAGACAATTTTAGATAAGGCGATAAAAGCAGTTTCAAAAGCTGTTCCAAGCAAGGGCGTTCAGCCAATTTTGAATAATATATTATTAGAAAATTCAAATGGCTATTTAAAGCTAAATGCAACAGATCTTGATTTTACGATTGAAGCAATAATACCTTCAAGTAACGAAATCGATGGTTCAATAACTATTTCAGCTCGCAAGCTTGAAGAGGTTGTTAGTAAATTAGAAGATGATGATGTGATAATTACTGTTGATCGTGAAACAAATAAAACAAATCTTCTTTGTAGACACTCCAATTTTGATTTAGTTGGTGTTGCTTCAGATGATTTTCCTAGAATCGAAAAAGAAGAATCGAGTTCATTTGTCACAATTAATAAAGACAAGCTTTCTAGAATTCTTGATCTAGTACAATTCTCGGCTTCAAAGTATGATCTTAATAATATTTTAGGTGGTGTTTACCTAGCTATAAGAGAAGACACAGAGTCTAGCGAAACGATTTTTGAATTTGCTGCAACTGATGGTAATAGACTTTCAAGCTATGAACTAGTTCTAGAGAAGGATTCATCAAGTTCCAATTTTAGTCGTAAAGAAGTTGTGGTACCTCTTAGGGTGATTAGTGATGTACAAAAGATTTTGGAAACTAGTGTTGATGAAGAAATTAGAATTAGTTTTTTGGCTAATAAAATAGTTTTCTTTACTCAAGATAGATATATTATTTCAAGATTACTTGAAGGTACTTACCCGCGTTACAAACAGCTTGTCCCAGAAGGACAGAACAAGATAGCCCAAGTTAATCGTAAAGAATTGATCTCATGCCTTGAGAGGGTCGCTGTGATGGCAAATGAGATTACTAATCTGGTTAAATTATCATTCAAAGAAGGTAGCCTGGAGATTGAATCAAGTAATCAAGATTTTGGTAAAGCAGCTGACAATATTGATATTGAATATATTGGTGAGCCAATTAATATTTACTTCAATGTCAAGTATTTAGTTGAGCCTTTGAAGCATATTAACTCAGAGAATATACAAATCTCCATGATTGGTTCTTTGAATCCGGCTTTGATAAAGCCAATATCGGACGAAAACTACCTACATTTGATAATGCCTATTAAGCATGAATCAAATGCCTAA
- a CDS encoding anthranilate synthase component I family protein — protein sequence MKSKKLSSTQSNLAESPVLESTDQDYNFCFEDPSGKQITSSNPIEIFDSLDKLDAYLARNPELLEMEDAGFAGYINYEGDCEFGLYEKIREDVIGHRGKGRSLPSPRILSAGHIIYPDPEKYIQAVKRCQDYIKEGDIYQANITHRFIVKGNKACGLDLYQRLKELNPAPYMGYMNFKKYQIISSSPESFLSIKPLFPQQWKIASSPIKGTASLKELDYLLASSKEKAEHIMIVDLIRNDLGRICQTGSIEVPEILATHKFKNLYHLVSTVSGKLKQSGLPKFKDIFAATFPGGSITGTPKIRAMEIIKELESSPRGPYTGSMGYFKFKDGGEFNILIRSIIIDKTTNETSFHVGSGITANSDPQRELEESYLKAQTILEVFNAN from the coding sequence TTGAAGTCAAAAAAACTATCGTCAACGCAGAGCAATTTAGCGGAGAGCCCAGTATTAGAATCTACAGATCAAGACTATAACTTTTGTTTTGAAGATCCAAGCGGCAAACAAATTACCAGCTCTAACCCGATAGAAATCTTTGACTCTCTTGATAAACTAGATGCTTACCTCGCTAGGAACCCAGAGCTGCTAGAGATGGAAGACGCTGGCTTTGCAGGATACATCAACTATGAGGGTGATTGTGAGTTTGGGCTATATGAGAAAATTAGGGAAGATGTCATAGGGCATAGGGGGAAGGGCCGGTCTTTGCCTAGTCCCCGCATCCTATCTGCTGGTCACATTATTTATCCTGATCCAGAAAAATATATCCAAGCAGTAAAAAGATGCCAGGACTATATTAAAGAAGGAGATATTTATCAAGCCAATATTACGCACCGTTTTATTGTGAAGGGGAATAAGGCGTGCGGGCTAGATTTATACCAAAGACTCAAAGAACTCAATCCTGCTCCCTATATGGGCTACATGAATTTCAAAAAATACCAAATTATCAGCAGCTCGCCAGAATCCTTTCTCTCCATCAAACCCCTCTTCCCGCAGCAATGGAAGATTGCCTCTTCTCCGATCAAAGGCACAGCAAGTCTCAAAGAACTTGATTACTTACTAGCTTCAAGCAAAGAAAAAGCCGAGCACATCATGATCGTTGATTTGATACGCAATGACCTTGGTCGAATCTGTCAAACAGGCTCGATAGAAGTCCCAGAGATTCTTGCTACACACAAATTCAAAAATCTCTATCATTTAGTTTCAACTGTTAGTGGCAAGCTCAAACAAAGCGGTTTGCCCAAGTTTAAAGATATTTTTGCCGCGACTTTCCCTGGCGGCTCTATCACCGGCACGCCCAAAATCAGAGCAATGGAAATCATCAAAGAGCTTGAATCAAGTCCCAGAGGACCTTATACAGGCAGCATGGGTTATTTCAAATTCAAAGATGGCGGAGAGTTTAATATTCTAATTCGCAGTATTATAATTGATAAAACAACTAATGAGACGAGTTTTCATGTGGGTTCTGGCATCACCGCAAACTCTGATCCGCAAAGAGAATTAGAAGAAAGCTATCTTAAAGCTCAAACAATACTAGAGGTTTTTAATGCAAATTAA
- a CDS encoding TlyA family RNA methyltransferase: MAKPKLRLDKLLLDLGFFDSLQKAQTCIMMNGVKIDGKWINKAGQQIVQESFYEAYEQNPAYIEVEDKLLPYVSRGALKMKAAHEAFGLDFTDKVILDIGASTGGFTDYALQNGAKKSIALDVGKGQLHYKLQNDPRVINLQGVNFREVEKIDLSQFPGEGNGERGIGLVVIDVSFISLVTILEKLKSLQKESFFPNSSPLIPSNNLQVVALLKPQFEASKTIMDKCKGVIRDDKIRQEVFATTIAKIQALGYEIKSEIESPVKGAKGNIEFLLNLIQ; this comes from the coding sequence ATGGCAAAGCCCAAACTAAGGCTCGATAAGTTACTGCTGGATTTAGGTTTTTTTGATAGTCTGCAAAAAGCACAGACTTGTATCATGATGAATGGTGTCAAGATTGATGGCAAGTGGATTAATAAAGCTGGTCAACAGATAGTTCAAGAGTCTTTTTATGAGGCTTATGAGCAGAACCCAGCCTATATAGAAGTAGAAGATAAATTATTGCCTTATGTTAGTCGCGGGGCTTTGAAGATGAAAGCTGCTCATGAAGCCTTTGGTTTAGATTTTACTGACAAGGTTATCCTTGATATTGGCGCTTCAACAGGTGGTTTTACTGATTATGCTTTGCAAAACGGTGCCAAAAAATCTATTGCGCTTGATGTTGGTAAAGGGCAGTTACATTATAAATTACAGAATGATCCGAGAGTGATTAATTTGCAAGGAGTTAATTTTAGGGAGGTTGAAAAAATTGACTTAAGTCAATTTCCGGGAGAAGGGAATGGGGAGAGGGGAATAGGGCTTGTAGTTATAGATGTTAGTTTTATCTCTTTAGTCACCATTTTGGAAAAACTAAAATCCTTACAAAAAGAATCCTTCTTCCCTAATTCCTCTCCCCTAATCCCAAGCAACAACTTACAAGTTGTTGCTCTACTCAAACCACAGTTTGAAGCCAGTAAAACGATAATGGACAAATGCAAGGGAGTAATTAGAGATGATAAAATCAGGCAAGAGGTTTTTGCAACTACTATCGCTAAGATTCAAGCACTTGGCTATGAAATCAAGTCAGAGATTGAGTCACCGGTAAAGGGAGCTAAAGGCAATATTGAGTTTTTACTTAACTTGATACAATAA
- a CDS encoding ribose-phosphate pyrophosphokinase, with amino-acid sequence MDILGLPKSLTKLTADDSKQIKIFTGRANPLLSKEIAKELGLELGKIKIKPFSDGELYVQIQESVRGCEVFLVQPTNPPVNENLVELLIIIDALRRASAKTINVVMPYFGYARQDRKAAGREPITSKLVAKLIGEAGADRVLCLDLHSEQIIGFFDTLVDHVHAMPVLNDYIRRFIGTDNLVIVSPDVGGVSRARAFAKRLGDAPIAIVDKRRSYDEQNVIEVMNVIGEVEGKIAIIVDDLVDTAGTVCKAAELIRSKGAIKVYACATHGVLSGPAYERIEASTIEEFIICDSIPINPIWIQSKKMKQVSVAPFLAEAIKRIYTGDSVSGLFDD; translated from the coding sequence ATGGACATATTAGGACTACCAAAATCTCTAACTAAATTAACTGCTGACGATAGTAAGCAGATAAAGATTTTTACTGGTAGAGCGAACCCTCTATTAAGTAAGGAAATAGCCAAAGAACTTGGACTTGAACTTGGCAAAATCAAAATCAAACCCTTTTCTGATGGTGAGCTTTATGTCCAAATACAAGAAAGCGTTAGAGGCTGTGAGGTTTTTTTAGTACAGCCAACTAATCCACCAGTAAACGAAAACCTCGTTGAGCTTTTGATTATTATAGACGCACTCAGAAGAGCATCAGCCAAAACTATTAATGTAGTGATGCCTTATTTTGGTTACGCTAGGCAAGATAGAAAAGCAGCCGGAAGAGAACCGATCACTTCCAAGCTCGTTGCCAAGCTCATTGGCGAAGCTGGCGCTGACAGAGTGCTTTGTTTAGATCTTCATTCAGAACAAATCATTGGATTTTTTGACACATTGGTTGATCACGTACATGCCATGCCTGTACTCAATGACTACATTAGACGCTTTATTGGGACTGATAATTTAGTTATCGTATCGCCTGATGTAGGCGGCGTATCAAGAGCAAGAGCCTTCGCTAAGCGCCTTGGTGACGCTCCTATAGCGATTGTTGACAAACGCCGTTCTTACGACGAACAAAACGTTATTGAAGTTATGAATGTAATCGGTGAGGTTGAAGGCAAAATTGCAATCATTGTTGATGACTTGGTTGATACTGCTGGCACTGTTTGCAAGGCCGCTGAACTAATCAGAAGTAAAGGAGCCATCAAAGTTTATGCTTGTGCTACTCATGGAGTACTTTCGGGTCCTGCTTACGAACGTATCGAAGCATCTACAATTGAAGAATTTATCATCTGCGACTCTATACCAATTAATCCAATTTGGATTCAATCTAAAAAAATGAAACAAGTCTCTGTTGCTCCTTTCTTGGCTGAAGCCATTAAGAGAATTTATACTGGTGATTCTGTTTCCGGTTTGTTTGATGACTAG
- a CDS encoding NAD(+)/NADH kinase encodes MIKEIAIFFNPLKAQAPAFARALALELEAKSLQCSVMEAQANNTNWSELKKTTDLAVVMGGDGTFLCVSKQVFKHQIPLLGINFGHLGFLSEYGDMEVKELAEAIANNDLVIQERSLLQAEVPSLGKKVIALNEVVVSRDSKSNLLYTDLYIDDDLLHSFRSDGIIVSTPTGSTAYALSAGGAVMDPNIKAFEIVPIAAHSLASRAHVISDEQCIVLETKDNKANFFMQADGQDLLELEPGARIVFSKAEYSLKLVQLKASYRSFYSILRDKMKWGAIGAE; translated from the coding sequence ATGATAAAAGAAATCGCAATATTTTTTAATCCTCTCAAAGCGCAAGCTCCTGCTTTTGCTCGTGCGCTTGCGCTAGAACTTGAAGCGAAGTCTTTGCAATGCTCAGTGATGGAAGCTCAAGCTAATAACACTAATTGGAGTGAATTAAAGAAGACGACTGATCTTGCTGTTGTGATGGGTGGCGATGGGACATTTCTTTGTGTGTCTAAGCAAGTATTTAAACATCAGATCCCTTTACTGGGAATCAATTTTGGACACCTTGGTTTCTTGTCAGAGTATGGTGACATGGAAGTCAAAGAACTTGCTGAAGCGATTGCTAATAATGATTTGGTTATTCAAGAGCGATCTTTGTTGCAAGCGGAAGTGCCGAGCCTTGGCAAAAAAGTAATAGCTTTAAATGAAGTGGTTGTCTCAAGAGATTCTAAATCCAACTTGCTTTATACCGATTTGTATATTGATGATGATTTATTACATTCCTTTCGATCTGATGGCATTATAGTTAGCACGCCAACGGGATCAACGGCCTACGCTTTGAGTGCTGGCGGGGCGGTGATGGATCCCAATATTAAAGCTTTTGAGATCGTACCAATTGCAGCTCATTCACTAGCCAGCAGGGCGCATGTGATTTCTGACGAGCAATGCATTGTGCTAGAGACCAAGGACAACAAAGCTAATTTCTTTATGCAGGCTGATGGTCAAGATTTGCTTGAATTGGAGCCTGGTGCTCGGATTGTCTTTAGTAAAGCTGAGTATAGTCTTAAATTAGTTCAACTTAAGGCATCATATCGTAGTTTTTATAGCATTCTACGAGATAAGATGAAGTGGGGAGCAATTGGCGCAGAATAA
- the cysC gene encoding adenylyl-sulfate kinase yields the protein MKLKQGLTLWLTGLSGTGKSTISEALRDKLIESNPDFPIEILDGDAVREHLCADLSFSKKDRFTNIERIAFLAGKISKHNVLVLVPVIAPYQEARSMARSLSDQFAEVYIKTSIEEVIKRDVKGLYKKALAGELKEFTGISDPYEEPENPEILIETEKQSVEESVDKIIDYLITNNYCD from the coding sequence ATGAAACTCAAGCAAGGACTAACTCTTTGGCTCACCGGGCTTTCAGGCACAGGCAAATCCACAATCAGTGAAGCACTTAGAGATAAATTAATTGAAAGCAATCCAGACTTCCCCATTGAAATTCTTGATGGTGATGCGGTGCGCGAACATCTTTGTGCTGATTTGAGTTTCAGTAAAAAAGATCGCTTTACTAATATAGAAAGAATTGCTTTTCTTGCTGGTAAAATATCCAAACACAATGTACTTGTTTTAGTTCCAGTAATTGCTCCCTATCAAGAAGCAAGAAGCATGGCACGCTCATTGAGTGATCAATTTGCTGAGGTTTATATCAAAACAAGTATTGAAGAAGTGATTAAACGAGACGTCAAAGGCTTGTACAAAAAAGCACTAGCTGGCGAACTTAAAGAATTTACCGGAATTTCTGATCCTTATGAAGAACCTGAAAATCCAGAGATCTTGATTGAAACCGAGAAGCAAAGTGTTGAAGAGTCGGTTGATAAAATTATTGACTATTTAATTACAAATAATTATTGCGATTAG
- the folB gene encoding dihydroneopterin aldolase, producing the protein MPKASTDCIIIKNIQAYSKLGIYDYERELGQSLLIDLELELDLERAGLSDKVADSIDYAAVSLAIRRLAQSKEYLLIEHLAREIITMLFSKFDKLEGVLVEVKKTIVNAEQFSGEPSIRIYRSRL; encoded by the coding sequence ATGCCAAAAGCAAGTACTGATTGCATAATCATCAAGAATATTCAGGCTTACTCCAAGCTTGGGATTTATGATTATGAAAGAGAGCTTGGTCAATCTTTACTGATTGACTTAGAACTTGAGCTTGATTTAGAAAGAGCAGGACTCTCAGACAAGGTAGCAGACAGCATTGACTATGCCGCTGTATCCCTTGCTATTAGGCGGCTTGCGCAAAGCAAAGAATATTTGTTAATAGAACATCTCGCTCGTGAGATAATTACAATGCTATTTAGCAAATTTGACAAACTTGAAGGAGTATTAGTTGAAGTCAAAAAAACTATCGTCAACGCAGAGCAATTTAGCGGAGAGCCCAGTATTAGAATCTACAGATCAAGACTATAA
- a CDS encoding PstS family phosphate ABC transporter substrate-binding protein: MVLKSVDLKQKILLSILDFSVHIDSHRQSGEYSLIQISEMLSLAIEINNLINALDKDVSQGNIDLPELEIKERKKIKRSLELFFRYKSDLNSISIDIGENLSQTNRYLQKGVEYIFKNLAHRDFKQVVAPRKQEVKTQVQPKQKTNQKTKKKAKSIGVVAPLMFMALVIFAGFSFYGFFFDKSATRVSSLVKEYRSDKQLSSVARESIGKRIEVNGTNSLLNLLRDNLVLFRAKYPQIDLNVVGGDSGEAIEDLINGKSNLASSSKIPSADDRRRAIKNNRPIADHKIALDSVVVFTHKSNPVKLISVDQLKQIYSGKLMTWRELDYVGSKEKITRFSLSKQSGTYAFFSDRVMFLEPMLSDVIHVYNPIQMIDLVAADPNAIGFASLSAVKGSSLVKIIKISSVFDERGSSPLDAGGEVDFNAIKRGEYPLTRYLYLVTAGPIADEVAKVIDFMRSEMAQSKLPDYGLVGIL; this comes from the coding sequence ATGGTTTTAAAGAGCGTTGATCTTAAACAGAAAATACTCCTCAGTATATTAGATTTTTCTGTACACATTGATAGTCACAGACAATCAGGAGAGTATTCACTTATACAAATTAGTGAGATGCTTTCGCTTGCTATTGAAATTAATAATTTAATTAACGCACTTGATAAAGATGTTTCACAAGGCAATATTGATTTACCAGAGCTTGAAATTAAAGAACGCAAAAAAATCAAAAGATCACTCGAATTATTTTTTAGGTATAAATCAGACCTCAATTCCATTTCAATTGATATAGGTGAAAACCTATCACAAACTAATCGTTATCTACAAAAAGGTGTTGAATATATATTTAAAAATCTTGCGCATCGAGATTTTAAGCAAGTTGTTGCTCCAAGAAAACAAGAAGTCAAAACACAAGTCCAGCCCAAGCAGAAAACAAATCAGAAAACAAAAAAGAAAGCAAAATCCATTGGTGTTGTTGCCCCGTTAATGTTTATGGCGTTGGTAATTTTTGCCGGTTTTAGTTTTTATGGTTTCTTTTTTGATAAATCTGCCACTAGAGTCAGTAGCTTGGTCAAGGAGTACCGTTCAGACAAACAACTTAGTTCTGTTGCCAGGGAGAGTATCGGCAAGAGAATAGAAGTTAATGGAACTAATTCTTTATTGAATTTATTAAGAGACAACTTGGTTTTGTTCAGAGCCAAATATCCTCAAATAGACCTTAATGTCGTTGGTGGTGACAGCGGAGAAGCGATAGAGGATTTGATTAATGGCAAAAGCAATCTTGCCTCAAGCTCCAAGATTCCTAGCGCTGATGATAGACGAAGGGCAATAAAAAACAATAGACCAATAGCCGACCATAAGATTGCACTTGATTCAGTTGTAGTTTTTACTCACAAATCTAATCCTGTTAAATTGATTTCTGTAGATCAGCTTAAACAAATTTATTCCGGAAAACTAATGACCTGGCGAGAGTTGGATTATGTAGGCAGCAAAGAAAAAATAACTAGATTCTCTCTTTCTAAACAAAGTGGCACCTACGCATTTTTCTCAGATCGAGTGATGTTTTTGGAACCAATGCTTTCTGATGTGATCCATGTTTATAATCCAATTCAAATGATTGACTTGGTTGCAGCCGATCCCAACGCTATTGGTTTTGCTAGTTTGAGCGCTGTCAAGGGATCGAGCTTGGTCAAAATTATCAAGATCTCATCAGTTTTTGATGAGAGAGGTTCTAGTCCGCTAGATGCTGGTGGTGAAGTTGATTTTAACGCTATTAAGCGTGGTGAGTATCCGCTTACTAGATATTTATATTTGGTTACAGCTGGACCAATCGCCGATGAAGTAGCCAAGGTGATTGACTTTATGAGATCAGAGATGGCTCAGTCTAAATTGCCTGACTATGGTTTGGTTGGGATTTTGTAA
- a CDS encoding S1 RNA-binding domain-containing protein, whose amino-acid sequence MSKKSQTDHVAEIKLEKKENYPQLKERTKATVLAKHSNGLYLDIARSFEGYVSPRELGDKSLEDYSIGEVIEVYVASEDRNQPGIFKLSIKQLEENHKWERLESLKEIELELKISKVLKSGIEVEIIETKQTGFIPYGYVDIREEPLKSKDKTEWIGLVITGKVHEHDQSRNKIILNQRTITELKREQRAKTILHTITKGQKIKGTVVRIAEFGAFVDIGGIDALIPSSELSWTRFKQPSDVIKVGEEIEAVVFKIDTEKNRIALSIKQTNANPWSDVASKILIGHKGKGKVVTQAEFGVFVEVIPGVEALLHKSLFNEADKPELGKEIEYEVINLEADKKRMGIKPIKTSLPDDQVDQKEQKEIEHV is encoded by the coding sequence ATGTCAAAAAAATCACAAACAGACCATGTCGCAGAAATTAAGTTAGAGAAAAAGGAAAACTATCCCCAACTCAAAGAGAGAACCAAGGCAACAGTACTTGCCAAACATTCAAATGGTCTCTATTTAGATATTGCCAGAAGCTTTGAGGGTTACGTAAGTCCCAGAGAACTCGGTGACAAAAGCTTAGAAGATTATTCTATTGGTGAGGTGATAGAGGTCTATGTCGCCTCTGAAGATCGCAATCAGCCAGGCATTTTCAAGCTTTCAATCAAACAGCTTGAAGAAAACCATAAATGGGAAAGACTCGAGTCACTTAAAGAAATAGAACTCGAACTTAAAATCAGCAAAGTACTCAAAAGTGGTATTGAGGTTGAAATAATTGAGACTAAACAAACTGGATTTATTCCTTATGGTTATGTAGACATCCGTGAAGAGCCGCTTAAGAGCAAAGACAAAACAGAATGGATAGGGCTTGTGATAACAGGCAAGGTTCATGAACATGATCAGAGCAGAAACAAGATTATTCTTAATCAAAGAACCATTACAGAACTAAAACGTGAACAGAGGGCTAAAACTATTCTCCACACTATAACTAAAGGACAAAAAATCAAAGGTACCGTCGTCAGAATCGCCGAGTTTGGCGCTTTTGTTGATATTGGTGGCATTGATGCCTTGATTCCTTCTTCAGAATTAAGCTGGACTAGATTTAAACAACCTAGCGATGTAATTAAAGTAGGAGAAGAGATCGAAGCTGTTGTCTTTAAAATAGACACGGAGAAAAACAGAATCGCTTTAAGTATCAAACAAACCAATGCCAACCCTTGGTCTGACGTTGCTAGCAAAATCTTAATCGGGCACAAAGGCAAAGGCAAAGTTGTAACCCAAGCAGAGTTCGGTGTTTTTGTTGAAGTTATCCCTGGAGTAGAAGCACTTTTACATAAATCACTATTCAATGAAGCCGACAAACCAGAACTAGGTAAAGAGATTGAATATGAAGTTATCAACTTAGAAGCTGATAAAAAAAGAATGGGCATCAAGCCCATTAAAACAAGTTTACCGGACGACCAAGTAGATCAGAAGGAGCAGAAGGAGATTGAACATGTCTAA